One region of Takifugu flavidus isolate HTHZ2018 chromosome 14, ASM371156v2, whole genome shotgun sequence genomic DNA includes:
- the cnga2b gene encoding cyclic nucleotide gated channel subunit alpha 2b, with the protein MTGQATERDRSPHNLSVKTTLEEEIERAESILSRVPSVCDDTSSELQRVAALDPHGGHSRNSFQRTGAMSRLVNLVVRLREWAHKSLLENEERPDSFMERFRGPELKLAPSRSSNSHPDANGNGGIFKKRWNLLVVSPSDNAYYRWLFVIAVAVLYNWFLVVARACFDKLQVENYICWLVLDYLSDLIYLLDTGVRLRTGFLEQGLLVKDQAKLWASYVRTLQFKLDLLSILPTDLAYISTGIHTPQLRFNRLLRFPRMFEFFDRTETRTNYPNIFRICNLVLYILVIIHWNACIYYAISKSLGFGSDTWVFPNISRPEYSSLTRSYVYCLYWSTLTLTTIGEMPAPVRDEEYLFVVFDFLVGVLIFATIVGNVGSMIANMNATRAEFQARIDAIKHYMHFRKVNKELETRVIKWFDYLWTNKKAVDEQEVLKNLPNKLRAEIAINVHLETLKKVRIFQDCEAGLLVELVLKLRPQVFSPGDYICRKGDIGKEMYIIKEGKLAVVADDGVTQYALLTAGSCFGEISILNIKGSKMGNRRTANIRSLGYSDLFCLSKDDLMEAVTEYPDAKTVLEERGRDILIKEGLLDENAESGGLQKEDTEEKVERLESSLDTLQTRFSRLLSEYTHTQQRLKQRITLLERQLNQTDCGADAGRKADAGAEALSETDTGPIVHADGSPRQNNEPRTSPTTNQS; encoded by the exons atgaCGGGTCAGGCAACAGAGAGGGACCGCTCACCGCACAATCTGTCAGTGAAGAccaccctggaggaggagatcgaGAGGGCTGAGAGCATTCTTAGCAG GGTCCCATCAGTCTGTGATGACACATCCTCGGAGCTGCAAAGAGTCGCTGCTCTCGACCCCCATGGGGGGCACTCAAGGAACTCTTTTCAAAGGACGGGGGCCATGTCAAG acTGGTGAACCTGGTTGTGAGACTGAGGGAATGGGCTCACAAGAGTCTGTTGGAGAACGAGGAGCGGCCTGACTCCTTCATGGAGCGCTTTCGAGGCCCGGAGCTGAAACTGGCCCCCAgtcgcagcagcaacagccaccCAGATGCTAACGGAAACGGAGGGATCTTCAA GAAAAGGTGGAATCTGCTTGTGGTGTCCCCGTCCGATAACGCCTACTACCGCTGGCTGTTCGTCATCGCCGTGGCGGTTCTCTATAACTGGTTTCTCGTTGTTGCGAG GGCATGTTTTGACAAGTTACAGGTGGAGAATTACATCTGCTGGCTGGTGCTGGACTACCTTTCAGACTTGATTTACCTATTGGACACTGGTGTCAGACTCCGAACag GGTTTCTGGAACAGGGGCTGCTGGTGAAGGACCAAGCCAAGCTGTGGGCCAGCTACGTCCGAACCCTCCAGTTCAAGTTGGACTTGCTGTCCATCCTGCCCACTGACCTGGCCTACATCTCCACCGGCATCCACACGCCGCAGCTCAGGTTCAACCGCCTCCTCCGCTTCCCCCGCATGTTCGAATTCTTCGATCGCACCGAGACCCGCACCAATTACCCCAACATCTTCCGAATTTGCAACCTGGTACTTTACATCCTGGTCATCATTCACTGGAACGCCTGCATCTATTACGCCATATCCAAGTCTTTGGGGTTTGGGTCGGACACTTGGGTATTCCCAAACATCTCCAGGCCAGAATATTCCTCCCTGACTCGGAGTTACGTCTACTGCCTCTACTGGTCTACTCTTACCCTCACCACCATCGGAGAGATGCCCGCCCCTGTCCGAGATGAAGAGTACCTCTTCGTGGTCTTTGATTTTCTTGTGGGGGTGCTGATCTTCGCCACAATTGTAGGAAACGTGGGCTCCATGATTGCCAACATGAATGCCACGCGAGCCGAGTTCCAAGCTCGGATCGACGCCATCAAACACTACATGCACTTCCGAAAAGTCAACAAAGAGCTGGAAACCCGCGTCATCAAGTGGTTCGATTACCTCTGGACCAACAAGAAAGCTGTGGATGAGCAGGAGGTGCTGAAGAACCTGCCTAACAAGCTCCGTGCCGAGATCGCCATCAACGTGCACCTGGAGACCCTGAAGAAAGTTCGCATTTTTCAAGACTGCGAGGCGGgactgctggtggagctggtgctCAAGCTGCGGCCGCAGGTCTTCAGCCCAGGGGACTACATCTGCAGGAAGGGGGACATAGGGAAGGAGATGTACATCATCAAAGAGGGGAAGCTGGCGGTCGTGGCTGACGATGGCGTCACACAGTACGCTCTTCTCACCGCCGGCAGCTGCTTCGGGGAGATCAGCATTCTGAACATTAAAGGAAGCAAAATGGGGAATCGCCGCACAGCCAACATCCGCAGCCTGGGCTACTCCGacctcttctgcctctccaAGGACGACCTGATGGAGGCCGTGACCGAATACCCCGATGCAAAGAcggtgctggaggagagggggcgGGATATCCTCATCAAAGAGGGTCTGCTGGATGAGAACGCTGAGAGCGGCGGGCTGCAGAAGGAGGACacggaggagaaggtggagcggCTGGAGTCCTCCCTGGACACCCTGCAGACCCGCTTCTCCCGCCTGCTCAGTGAATACACGCACACTCAGCAAAGACTGAAGCAGCGGATCACGCTGCTGGAGCGGCAGCTCAATCAGACAGACTGCGGAGCAGacgcaggcaggaaggcagacgcAGGTGCAGAGGCGCTCAGTGAAACGGACACCGGGCCCATTGTCCACGCAGATGGGTCCCCTCGTCAGAATAATGAGCCCAGAACGAGCCCGACAACCAATCAGTCATGA
- the rraga gene encoding ras-related GTP-binding protein A, which translates to MSSSAMKKKVLLMGKSGSGKTSMRSIIFANYIARDTRRLGATIDVEHSHVRFLGNLVLNLWDCGGQDTFMENYFTSQRDNIFRNVEVLIYVFDVESRELEKDMHYYQSCLEAILQNSPDAKVFCLVHKMDLVQEDQRDVIFKEREEDLKRLSRPLECTCFRTSIWDETLYKAWSSIVYQLIPNVQQLETNLRNFAQIIEADEVLLFERATFLVISHYQCKEQRDVHRFEKISNIIKQFKLSCSKLAASFQSMEVRNSNFAAFIDVFTSNTYVMVIMSDPSIPSAATLINIRNARKHFEKLERVDGPKHSLHMRMR; encoded by the exons ATGTCAAGCTCAGCAATGAAGAAAAAG GTGTTACTGATGGGGAAAAGTGGGTCGGGAAAGACCAGCATGAGATCAATCATCTTTGCTAATTACATCGCTCGAGACACACGGCGACTCGGAGCTACAA TCGACGTGGAACACTCCCATGTACGGTTTCTGGGCAACCTGGTTTTGAACCTCTGGGACTGTGGAGG ACAGGACACCTTCATGGAGAACTACTTCACGAGCCAGCGGGACAACATTTTCAGAAATGTCGAGGTGCTCATTTACGTATTCGACGTGGAGAGCCGCGAGCTGGAGAAGGACATGCACTACTACCAGTCGTGTCTGGAGGCCATCCTGCAGAACTCCCCCGACGCTAAAGTGTTCTGCCTGGTTCATAAAATGGATCTGGTGCAGGAGGATCAGAGAGATGTG ATCTTTAAGGAGCGCGAGGAAGACCTGAAGAGACTGTCCAGACCCCTGGAATGCACATGCTTCAGGACCTCCATCTGGGATGAAACCCTGTATAAG GCCTGGTCGAGTATAGTCTACCAGCTCATCCCAAAcgtccagcagctggagaccaACCTGAGGAATTTTGCACAGATCATAGAAGCTGATGAGGTTCTCTTGTTTGAGAGAGCCACCTTCCTG gtCATCTCACACTATCAGTGCAAAGAGCAGCGAGACGTTCACCGCTTTGAGAAGATCAGCAACATTATCAAACAGTTTAAActcagctgcag caaGCTGGCAGCGTCCTTCCAAAGCATGGAAGTGCGGAACTCCAACTTTGCAGCCTTCATTGACGTCTTCACCTCCAACACCTACGTCATGGTCATCATGTCCGACCCCTCCATTC cATCTGCAGCCACTCTCATCAACATCAGGAATGCCAGGAAACACTTTGAGAAGCTGGAGCGGGTGGACGGGCCCAAGCACAGCCTGCACATGCGAATGCGCTAG